The genomic DNA aCATGTTGATCTGTATAGCACACTGAAGAAAAACAAGAGTCATGATACTGAAATCTTGGTCTTAAATACAGTAAATGAAATATCTAATTGCTTCAATACTGCAGACTTTAGGTACAGATACTGATGACCTTTTagcattttgcttgtttgttatGCACTTTGCTTTCTTCATACTCCACTGAATAAGCAACAGTCTGACATCATGGGGAAATATGAGCCATAGTAACACACTACATTGTGGTTTATACAGTCATGTGCTTCTTTTAGCAATACCCCTTCTGAAGAGTTATTATCTGTCATCAGGAGATATTTACAGTTAGTGCCATTTATATCCAAGGGTTCTACTTTccctggattcaaccaactgtagATCCAAAGTATTGTGAAGATAATGATTTGCAGATCATTATTActtcaaaaagtaaaacaaacttgCAGCACATAACAAcgattttaaaagcatttaaattgtatttacagCCTTTTAGACAACATGCACATTATATTAGGTTTTATAAGTAATCTATAGATGGGTTCAAGTATGTGAGAAGAGGTGTGTTGCTCACACTGTAAATATCTCCccattttatataaagaactTGTGCATCTTTCATTTTGGTATGGGGGAGGGCAATTCTGGAACTACATGTCCCCCACCTAGGGATGACTGTATCTTATAGTAATTGTAGAAAATTCAGGTACCAGAATGCCCAAGTAGTTAAGGCACTGGACTTGAGATCCAACGGATTTATATCCTTGTGGGTTCGAATGTCACTTCTGGTACAAGTGGATctgcttggacttccctggtgactcagattataaagagtctgcctgcaatgtaggaaatccAGGTTCgaccactgggtcaggaagattccctgaaggggATGTCTACTacacactccagtcttcttgcctagacagaggagtctagtgggctgcagtccatggggttgcaaagagttggacatgactaagtgatatcacaataataataataatcctatTTCCTAGTAATCTGGGGACATGATAAAGTTAAGTAATTTTCACATCggttttaacatttaaatttaacaCTATCTTATGACGTAAACGCATTTGTTCACATTTTACAAATTGTAAACTTCATGCATGCTGTAGAAAATCTGGGATTAGTACTTAGATGTGTATTTTCTACTATAATGATTTTGGGATTAAAAACTCCTATGTTCATGTGTATTTGTGGATTTTAAGATGACATAATATGAAAGTGGGCAGTCataaatttaacagaaaataaatcGGAAGTTAAAACATGTAAACTGGCACTATTTGTAACATGAAAATGTAATCAACagcagttaatttatttttacagagTAATGCATCCACTTGGACTCAActtttaatcactggactgttCCCTCACTGAAAAGGATTTCTGAGACACAGACGTGAGGATATAATTGGTGGACTccatttttgccatatattgctTTTggaacttaaaaatgaaaactgagatgTCAGGGTCACCATCAGGTTTAGACTTATACAGGATTCAGATAAAAAATGGGACTGAGGTCACCATGTTTATACTGATGGGCTTTACAGATGATTCGGAGGTgcaaatctttctctttttactaTTTCTAGCAATCTATCTTTTTACAATGATAGGAAATTTGGGGTTGGTTTTTTTGGTCATTATGGATTCCCGGCTCCACAACCCCATGTACTATTTTCTGACAGCATTATCCTTCTTGGATGCTTGCTATTCTTCTGTTATCACCCCCCAAATGCTGATCAATTTCCTATCAGAGAATAAAACCATTTCCTTTCTTGGATGTGCCACACAgatgtttctctttcttacttgtGGGACCACAGAGTGCTTCATCTTGGCCGcaatggcctatgaccgctatgtaGCCATCTGCAATCCTCTCCTGTATTTAGTTACAATGTCACCCAGAGTCTATGTGCCACTTATAATTTCCTGCTATGTTGTTGGTATCTTGCATGCTACTTTACACACAGTGGCTACTTTTACCCTATCCTTCTGTGCCTCCAATGAAATCAGACATGTCTTCTGTGACATCCCTCCCCTCCTTGCTATTTCTTGCTCTGATACTCGCATGAACCAGCTTCTAGTTTTCTATTTTGCAGGCTCTATTGAAATATCCACCATATTGATTGTCCTGATCTCCTATGGCTTCATCCTGCTGGCCATTCTGAGGATGCGTTCTGCTGAAGGGAGAAGGAAAGTCTTTTCTACCTGTGGCTCTCACCTAACTGGAGTGTCCATTTTTCATGGTACGGTTCTCTTTATGTACGTGAGACCCAGTTCCAGCTATGCCTTGGATCATGACATGATTGTGTCTGTATTTTACACCATCATAATTCCCATGCTGAATCCCATCATCTATAGTTTGAGGAACAAAGATGTCAAAGAGGCAATGAAGAAAGTGTTTGGGAAAAATTGGTTTATGAACAAAGTATACTTTTCACACTAAAcattaaattgaaataaattaagaatgatgtttattgttttcaaaaaaacaattttttgttttcaattgtttgtttttgaaaagttataattaaaatattttctttttttttttaagttttttatttttttaattttaaaatctttaattcttacatgtgttcccaaacatgaacccccctcccacctccctccccataacatctctgtgggtcatccccatgcaccagccccaagcatgctgtatcctgcgtcagacatattAGTTTATTTGTGTCTACCTGTTATTCTTAgatgtttaaaataaagattacagtCAACCTACCATATATGCAGTTTTAGCTGTGACATCTGTGTACAACTTTCTCCACATAACATGGGTATGCAATATGTATTTTGTCATCATATTCATATGAAGACTGTATACATATACCTAAACATATATGTATCTACagataaacacatacacatgtatacacacacacatatgcatatatacacattggttgtttttctggaattcttttgcttcttttatgatccagcggatgttggcaatttgatctctggttcctctgccttttctaaaaccagcttgaacgtctggaagttcacagttcatgtattgctgaagtctggcttggagaattttgagcattactttactagcgtgtgagatgagtgcaattgtggggtaatttgagcattctttggcattgcctttctttgggattggaatgaaaacggaccttttccagtcctgtggccactgctgagttttccaaatttgctggcatattgagtgcagcaccttcacagcatcatcattcaggatttgtaatagcgcaactggaattccatcacatccactaacttcgttcataatgatgcttcctaaggtccacttgacttcatattccaggatgtctggctctaaggaagcgatcacaccatcgtgattatcttggtcatgaagtcttttttgtacagttcttctttgtattcttgccacctcttcttattatcttctgcttctgttaggtccttaccatttatgtcctttatcaagcccatctttgcatttaaTATTCCgttggtatttttaattttcttgaagagatctctagtcttttccattctatttttttcctctatttctttgcatttattgctgaggaaggctttcttatctctccttgctattctttggaactctgaattcaaatggtatatctttctttttctcctttgctttttgcttcccttcttttcacaataaaacatctatttctgctttattgactatgccaaagcctttgactgtacggatcacaataaactgtggagaattctgaaagagatgggaataccagaccacttgacctgcctcttgagaaacctgtatgcagatcaggaagcaacagttagaactggacatggaacaacagactaattccaaataggaaaaagagtacgtcaaggctgtatattgttaccctgcttatttaacttatatgcagagtacatcatgagaaacgatagGTTGGaggaagcactagctggaatcaagattgctgggagaaatatcaataacctcagatatgtagatgacaccacccttatggcagaaagtgaagaagaactaaagagcctcttgatgaaagtgaaggaggagagtgaaaaagttgacttagtcaacattcagaaaacgaagatcatggcatctggtcccaccacttcatggtaaatagaggaggaaacagtggaaacagtggctgactttattctggggggctccaaaatcactgtggatggtgattgcagccatgaaattaaaagacgcttacttcttggaaggaaagttatgatcaaattacacagcatattgaaaaacagagacattactttgtcaacaaagatccatctagtcaaggctatagtttttccaatggtcatatatggatgtgagagttggactataaagaaaactgagtgcagaagaattgatgcttttgaactgtggtgttggagaagactcttgagggtcccttggactgcaaggagatccaaccagtccatcctaaaggaggccagtcctgcatattcattggaaggactgatgttgaagctgaaactccaatattttgaccacctgatgcaaagcgctgactcattggaaaagaccctgattctgggaaagtttgaaggcaggaggagaaggggacaacagtgggtgagatggttggatggcgtcaccggctcgatggacatgagtttgggtaggctccgggagttggtgatgggcagggaggcctggcatgctgaattcatggggtcgcaaagagtcagacacgagtgagcaactgaactgaactgacctgaattgcAAATggtgttgaacatttttttttaatgtactaagTTGCCTTCTGTGTATCTTTTGTGATAAAGTATGTGCACTTTATGTCCATGTTTTACTGCtaatctttcattttcatattgttAAGATTTAGTATTCTTTTAAGCTGTTATCCATATTTAGAAAAAGGGCTATCcttcttctctgtattttcctAAACggctttgtcaaaaatcagttgactatACTGTGTAAGTTTACTTCTGAAAAGTCTATTTTGTTGCAGACTTAGATGTCTGTCCTATAACCAGTGCCACAATATCTTGGTTATTTTAGGTTTGTGTTAAATCTTGAAATTATGTGAGGCCTCCAACACTTTCAAAAGTGTTTTGAATACCTCAGCTCCTttacattttcataaaaaattatattttattacctTGTCTTTTCTGTAAAAATGCTTGTGTAAATGCTGAATATAAAGATCTTTTGTGATTGCGTTTAATCAGTAGAGCCTTTGTTTACAGTTGGGCTGTTTACgaaatttcttccttctttcttccttcctttcctcttttcttccctccttttttttttcttcctgtttcttttcattcttttctcttcttttttctctctttggtttAGTATTCAGACTCTATCACCAGCACTTCCTAATTACTGATTTAGAATCTCTGGATGTAGACTGGAAGcatgtatgtattattttacaATTGTTTGAAAACAGTTTAAATGCATTGCTAGGTACTAATTTATGGAGTGGTATATGGCAAACTCCAAAATACAAGTCTCTATGCAACTGAAAAGCTTGGAATTTATCTGCCAAATCTCTAATTTAAAAGGTGCGACCACACAGAATATTAAAGTTACCTGTATACTATACCATGTCTTCTGTCAAACTATCTGTTCATGCACTTATGTCATACCTCTTCCATTAAACTACTcactaaaatttaatatatttaaactgTTTATTTAAACAATTTGTCTTTCATAATACTCAGAAATCTAGCAATTTTAGGTAACTATAATAATCATCACTAAATGATTATGAATTATCTCACAGCTTATGCTTTCACATAATTTCATTTTGTGTATGTATAAAAAATTTTGAGAGAAGTAGTACTACATATTTCTGAGAGATAACAGGTCATATTTCCTGGTACATAGGTATTTAGTGTCAGAATGAGAACTATGTCCTGTATCAGATTTAATTTCCAATTCTGTGAATATCCTTTTTCCACTAAAGATCATTTTATTTACAGGCCTACTGCActtattcaattttatttataataagagTTCATTGCTCCAGAACCAGCTACTCATTtactatgggggaaaaaatgaaatcaggTTGTTACTTTCTGTCCCAGAAGAGAATTAGTGTGTTTATTCCTTGGAGCTTCCCTGTAGATTTCAAGAAAAGCTCGGCAATCTGGTATAAGACTCCTAATGCCTAATATTCGTATATACCTTAATTGAGCAATTAATTTCTGCAGGTAAGAGGAAAGGTTTTTCATTacttataaaacattttagaagCTTTAAGAACTCCAGGGAACATGGTAGAGAACTAGAACCCACTTTTACTGTACCTAGGTATACAGAATTATAGATTAGAAAATTAATTTCCTCAATGGAAGATAACAGAAAGAGGATGGTAAAAATAAAAGGTtgatttaaacaagaaaaaatattaaagggaGAGATAGTTAACTATCAGTCAGCAACTGGGTAAGTGCCATTTGGTGATTAAGATGTTTTTCTCATGGAGGGATATAAATAAGGTTGAAATCTATTTTACTAGTCAGTTAATTGCTCTAGAAGGTacttctgggttttgttttgttttgctttaatatCCTGATACTTAACCTAAgagctgtatcagttcagttcagttcagttgctcagttgtgtccgactctctgcgaccccatgaatcgcagcacgccaggcctccctgtccatcaccaactcccggagttcactcagattcacgtccatcgagttcgtgatgccatccagccacctcatcctctgtcatccccttctcctcctgcccccaatccctcccagcatcagagtcttttccaatgagtcaactctttgcatgaggtggccaaagtactggagtttcagctgtagcatcattccttccaaagaaattccaaaactgatctcctttaggatggattggttggctctccttgcagtccaagggactgtcaagagtcttctccaacaccacagttcaaaagcatcaattcttcagtgctcagccttcttcaaagtccacctctcgcatccatacatgaccactgtataAATGAATTCAAATACATGAAGATATTATTTGGCATTATTTCTAAGGTATGCCATTTCCAGAACTATGGCATAGCACAAAGAGTCTGCAATATGGTCAAGGGGAAATAGCTTAACATGCGGGAACAAAAAATCCTgaatttgaatcctgactctgctaGTAACTTATTATGTAAACTTGGTTAACTTATGTGTCTAGCTTGTCCTTAGgtttctcatgtataaaatgcTGGATTACTTAACTGCAGGTTGCTATGTAGATCACTTAAGATGAAGTACACAGATTTTCTAATACCTTAATAACACATGGTAACTGCTACCAcgtctttccttcttttcaagaCTGGTGTTTGTAGTATTTTTTTCACAGATATTAAGTTCTGCATGTTTTCTTACTGTATGAGAGTTGAGGGACTGATTTGGTTTTAGTTTTCCAGAATGTGGCTATTTTGTTAAAAACTTGGAATCCATATTTTTGAGCATTTTCTATGCTctatctcttaaaaatatttgctggatATAATCAGTTCTAATTTCCTTAAATATTAGTTGATAGAAGTGCTTGTGCTGGAGCACCTTGGATGCAGGAGATAAAGTCCTTACATTTTATGTCATATGATATTACAGTCATATTCATAATACAGTTACTGAAAACattgttacattaaaaaatacctaTAATGATCAGCCAATACACAGGTTTCTCCATTTAAATAAGAGAAGCATTCTGTAAAGTCAAGTAATTTCTCGAAAGTAAAATTGGAAAATAGTGAGAAAACTAAcagattattaattttatattaatgccTATATAAAGATAGACTGGTATCTGTATATGTTTCATGCATTCATGACATACCTAaataatctttcatttttaaaatatttttaggctACATAGTTCTAtaaattttttcaaattgttGCAAATCtccaaatttttttcaaaatatttattgaaaaacacCATGTTTAAGTGTATCTACACAGTTCAACTCATGTTGGGCAAGGGTTGGTAGAGGAACTATTGgtacatttttcaaattttgcttgcatagtttttttttttttttttctttacactgTGTGTTTTCTTATTTGCCTAATTCCTGTTTTGTATCTGGCACGCTCTGGTAAACACTTTTGTACACTATACCTCTTTtcttgaaagagagaaaagagagagagaagagcaagagacagaaatagatgagggtgaaagaaaatgagaaaattttaaaacataaatatattttttgtgaTAATCTAtagattatttaatattattattgtggttttatgttattttattaatgtatctTTCAAACTAAACTAGTTTATCCTAATACTTTTGTGTATTATGCTGTTGTcagggcttctcaggaggcacccatggtaaagaacccacctaacGATGCTGCAGACATAAGAGCCGTGGGTTCCTGCAGTGATCAGGATAGAAcagcctgggtcagaaagagtccctgaaggagggcatggtgacacactccagtatttttgcctggaaagtctacagacagagaagcctggcagactatggtccatagggttgcaaagttggagaagactgaaatgactcagcacaTACAttgtgctattattattattatcacttgtTATGTGTGTTAGAAGGAAGTTTCTGGGAAAGCAAAGACATacaacttttgttttttcttttttttcttctaacaatCATTTGCTTCTCCTCTTGATATAAAGGAAGtctaaacaaaaaatatatataatgtttcaTGTTAAGAATATAAATCATTTGTAAATCATTGAATTCAACCCAGTCCTCTGCACTACAGATTTTGCACACCCTTAATGCATATTGGTCTATGGAACGCTGAGGAAGAACAAAAGTTAACAGGCTGAAATCTTGCTCCTATAATATAGATGCAATACTTATGTTTCAAAGATGGAAGCTGTAGGACCAGATACTGGTGACTATTAACATTTTGATTATGTATTACACATTTTCCTTGTTTTCATATTCCTTTGAATGAGCAACACTGCCAGCATAGGGAAATATAGCAGTGATAAAACACTACATTGTGATTTAATCAGGATATTATACTTTTAGCAATGCATTCTAGAAAGAACTTTATTATGTATCATCAGGTGACATTTGGTTTACAGTATTTATAGAAACTCCATATGCAACTATAATGTATGGAATGAACGTCCCATAGTTTATTTTTGCTAAGAATATGTCTCAGACACACATGCAAGGACTTTGCAGAGATACAATGTTTGTATAGAAAATTTTAGTTGGTagtcaagaaaacattataaTAGATTGTGGGGGAGAAGAACAAACTGAATGTTGTTTTCCAAAGAATGAACGCTGAAAGGCAAAACCACAAAACAGCAACCACTTGCTGTTCTTGTTCATACTGCGTTTACCCGCAGAATAATGTTCTGTTCACCACTGTTCCAGCAGTGCTAGTTAAACAGGGAAAGTAGTCAGAAAAGAGGACACAAAATGATTTGGCTTGGAAAAGCTGCCTCGTGCGCTAGTTGTAAAGTAAGTCTAACTGATCCCGTTTAGTCATCTGGACATTCGTTAAAGCTTAATAATTTCCACATtggttttatcatttaaattcaACACAATCTTATGACGTGTGTTTGCTCCCACTTATAAGttgcaaaatgaaagaaaggtaTAATCCCTGATGAAAATCTACGATTAGCACTCAGATGTGTACTTTCCattatttgttaatttaaaacttcctatatttattttcatttgtgatttttaaaatgatgtaatGTTAAAACAGTAAGCAGTAAGTTTAACAGAAAATAAACTAAATTGGCAAAAATTTTAATGGAACAAATTTAACTgacaataatttatttatttttacagggTGATACATCCACTTGAACTCAATGTTTAATCCCTGCTTATTCCCTCATTGCAAATAATTTTAGGATTCAATATACCCTTCTAAGAAACAAATAGGAGGGTATAATTGCGTGGACTTTATATTCACTATATACTGCctttagaacaacaacaacaaaaagctgaaATGTCAGGGCCACTATCAGATTTAGATTTATACAGGGTTCAggtaaaaaatgtgactgaaattACCGTGTTTATATTGATGGGGTTTACAGATGATTTTGACGttcaaatttttctatttttactacTTCTAGCAACCTATCTTTTTACACTGATAGGGAATTTGGGATTGGTTTTCTTGGTCATTGTGGATTCCAGGCTCCACTATCCTATGTACTATTTTCTGAGTGTGTTATCATTCTTGGATGCCTGCTGTTCTTCAGTTGTCACTCCGAAAATGATAGTCAATTTCCTGgtggaaaataaaactatttcataTCTTGAGTGTGTAACACAGACACTTCTTTTAGTTACTTTTGGGACCACAGAATGCTTTCTTCTGGCTGCAATGGCATATgatcgctatgtggccatctaCAACCCTCTCCTGTATTCAGTCAGCATGGCACCCAGAGTCTACGTGCCACTCATCATTGCTTCCTATGTGGGTGGCGTCTTGCATGCTACTGTACACACAGTGGCCACTTTCAGCCTCTCCTTCTGTGCCTCCAGTGAAATCAGACACGTCTTCTGTGACATCCCTCCTCTCCTCGCCATTTCTTGCTCTGACACTCACACGAACCAGCTTCTGCTCTTCTGCCTTGTGGGCTCTATTGAGATGGTCACTGTCCTGATTGTCCTGATCTCCTATGGCTTCGTCCTGCTGGCCATTCTGAGGATGCGTtccactgaaggcagaaggaaagtcTTTTCTACATGTGGCTCTCACCTAACCGGAGTGTCCATTTACCATGGG from Budorcas taxicolor isolate Tak-1 chromosome 15, Takin1.1, whole genome shotgun sequence includes the following:
- the LOC128060747 gene encoding olfactory receptor 5T1-like is translated as MSGPLSDLDLYRVQVKNVTEITVFILMGFTDDFDVQIFLFLLLLATYLFTLIGNLGLVFLVIVDSRLHYPMYYFLSVLSFLDACCSSVVTPKMIVNFLVENKTISYLECVTQTLLLVTFGTTECFLLAAMAYDRYVAIYNPLLYSVSMAPRVYVPLIIASYVGGVLHATVHTVATFSLSFCASSEIRHVFCDIPPLLAISCSDTHTNQLLLFCLVGSIEMVTVLIVLISYGFVLLAILRMRSTEGRRKVFSTCGSHLTGVSIYHGTILFMYLRPSSSSALDHDMIVSIFYSIVIPMLNPVIYSLRNKDVKEAVRRVFGKKSVCS
- the LOC128059956 gene encoding olfactory receptor 5T1-like yields the protein MKTEMSGSPSGLDLYRIQIKNGTEVTMFILMGFTDDSEVQIFLFLLFLAIYLFTMIGNLGLVFLVIMDSRLHNPMYYFLTALSFLDACYSSVITPQMLINFLSENKTISFLGCATQMFLFLTCGTTECFILAAMAYDRYVAICNPLLYLVTMSPRVYVPLIISCYVVGILHATLHTVATFTLSFCASNEIRHVFCDIPPLLAISCSDTRMNQLLVFYFAGSIEISTILIVLISYGFILLAILRMRSAEGRRKVFSTCGSHLTGVSIFHGTVLFMYVRPSSSYALDHDMIVSVFYTIIIPMLNPIIYSLRNKDVKEAMKKVFGKNWFMNKVYFSH